Below is a window of Impatiens glandulifera chromosome 2, dImpGla2.1, whole genome shotgun sequence DNA.
GAGAAGGCGTCGAATTTGAGATTGACAAAATCCCTAGGTCAGACCCTCTTTCTATCTTTCTTCCTTAAGAAAATACGTTTTTTTTTGTATGGGTTTGAATGAATCCTTCATCATCTCTTGTGAATTGTGATTGATTTTCGATATGAGGCAGGTAATCTTGTTCATTCGAGATTTTTAGAGATCCTGGATTATTGATATGtacaattatattatacaatGTTAAATTGCTAACACCTGCTATATGAAAGATTCTTATGAAAAACATCAATAGTTTTCAGATTGGGCTGAAGTTTGATGGCGATTTCCATTTGTTTTCATCTTGTTTGTACAGTGTTTTTATGTTGTATGGGTGTACATTGTTCATTACCTTTTGACCTTTTGATTTGCTTGCAGTGCTCCTGGAGGTCATGCTAAGACGCAAGGAATTATTTACTTGTCAAATACTAGGATTGTCTTTGTCGCAAATAAGCCAATTGGGGACTTTTTCGCCTTCGACATGCCTTTGGTATGTAAAAGACAACTTCTtttttctgttttattttttcaactcagagaaatgttatattttattggCTCATTGGTAGTGATCAAATGATCgtgaaaagaaaacaaacagAAAAGAAGAATCTTCATTTGTTTGATGTGTTATTGCATTCATTTTCCTAATGAACTCCTGACTGTTTCATGCCCTTCCCAGCTCTACATCAATGGTGAAAAATTCAACCAACCAATATTCATGTGCAACAACATATCTGGATACGTGGAACCAGTAAGTACTCTAAAACTGGTGCCATTTTCCCGAAATGcaaatgaattttgttttaatgaACATGTACTGAACCACCGCCATAGGTAGTCCCTGATGATCAGAACAGGGCATTATACTCTACTCATTCATTTAAGATAAAGTTCAAGGAAGGAGGCTGTGGGACATTTGTCCCTATGTTTTTAAACCTGATTAGAACGGTGAGACAATTCAATCGACAATCTGCCCCATCTGTAGAGCGCCGATCAGACCCTCTTCAAGCTACACAGACACCTGTTGAGGAAATGATGAGACATGCGTAAGTTTTGGGCTTTTTTTGTGTGAGTTGGTAAATTTTGATCTTTATTTGTAACTGATGAGATATCGTATGGCAGGTATGTCGATCCTAACGACCCAACAAGGATATTCTTGCAGCAGCCTAATCAAGAATCTCAGATGAGGCGTCGCTCGTACCAATCTCAGCCTGCTGACCACTCCATATAGACTCTACTATGAGAGAAATGTGAAATATCCTGTATTTTCAGAAAGTATGTATGaagaaaatgattaataatactTACAtattactactactactacctCACCTCATGTAAACttgatattatatttgagaaataataaagTTGGGTTTGATATCTAGTGCATTTTATGATGTTGACAATTGCCAATTTCGAgctttaattttcaaatttgttgtAATCCATTTTAGTGGCTGCTCTGAcatgtgtatatatatgtatatgctTGTGCATGCAtgtgatgtaagtacaccaccgcctaataaataaataaatcatttgtcACTTGgcaaagagagaaagaattacTAGACTAAACAATTGGGATTTTGATTATGAAATTGTGATTAGTGAGAACCTAACTCATGACAGGCAGAGTAATAAGGTTGGTCGATTTTGGTGGGCGATAGATTGTGATGTTGCTCACCATTCTTTCAACTGACGGAAGCTGCATATGTCAGAGGGGTCTTTCTCTGACTTCCCGCGCTTCCGGTGAGATTGATCATGGTTTATGGTTTTACGAACAATGCAGTCAGCCGATTTACTGCAGGGATTGTTAGGGGAAAAAGGGGAGAGTCTGATGATGTTGATAACGTCTATTTGTGCTGATTAGCTGCACTATGGTGCTCTTGTGGCGGAAGAAGTTTGAACAGCCTTTGCTTCAGACTGAGGTGGAACCTGAAGTGGACGAGGAGGCGGGCAAGATGATGATCCCTGTTTTCTTTGGCACTCAAACTGGTACTGCAGAAGGATTCTCAAAGGTTGTAATTTAATCGCATTTGACTCTTGAATTACTTTGAAACTGAGGTTCAATTGCTTTGGCATGGTTCAGGCACTTGCCCAGGAAGGGAAAGCCAGATATGAAAAT
It encodes the following:
- the LOC124926200 gene encoding uncharacterized protein LOC124926200 is translated as MALNPQLFPNGVPVPFVNEMFVLAREGVEFEIDKIPSAPGGHAKTQGIIYLSNTRIVFVANKPIGDFFAFDMPLLYINGEKFNQPIFMCNNISGYVEPVVPDDQNRALYSTHSFKIKFKEGGCGTFVPMFLNLIRTVRQFNRQSAPSVERRSDPLQATQTPVEEMMRHAYVDPNDPTRIFLQQPNQESQMRRRSYQSQPADHSI